Proteins co-encoded in one Opitutus terrae PB90-1 genomic window:
- a CDS encoding ring-cleaving dioxygenase, translating into MLQLSGIHHLTAVTAAASRNHAFYTRALGMRLVKKSVNQDDVSAYHLFYADGAGSPGTDLTFFDWPAARERRGTHSIVRTGLRVADEATLRWWVERLTAEGVRPQSIAAIDGRLTVEFEDFEGQRLALIVDAQPREPARPWNKSPVPAERQILGLGPITLSVPALAPTDAVLTQVMNLRPGREYVQGEAKVHVYEMGPGGAAAELHVIVQPNLPAARLGAGGVHHVAFRTTRADYEAWGQRLQELHIPSSGPVDRFYFQSLYFREPNGILFEIATDEPGFAADEPLEHLGEKLALPPFLEGRRPEIEAGLKPLA; encoded by the coding sequence ATGCTGCAACTGTCCGGAATTCATCACCTCACTGCGGTCACGGCGGCCGCGTCCCGGAATCACGCCTTCTACACCCGCGCGCTCGGAATGCGGCTGGTGAAGAAGTCGGTGAACCAGGATGACGTGTCCGCGTATCACCTGTTCTATGCCGATGGTGCCGGTTCGCCCGGCACGGACCTGACGTTCTTCGACTGGCCGGCGGCGCGGGAGCGGCGCGGCACGCACAGCATCGTCCGCACGGGACTGCGTGTGGCCGACGAGGCGACGCTCCGGTGGTGGGTCGAGCGGCTCACGGCGGAAGGCGTGCGACCGCAGTCGATCGCCGCGATCGACGGCCGGCTGACGGTCGAGTTCGAGGATTTCGAGGGACAGCGGCTGGCGCTGATCGTCGACGCACAGCCGCGCGAACCAGCGCGGCCGTGGAACAAGAGCCCGGTGCCGGCAGAACGGCAGATCCTGGGCCTGGGACCGATTACCCTCAGCGTGCCGGCGCTCGCACCGACCGATGCGGTACTTACCCAGGTGATGAACTTGCGACCCGGCCGGGAGTATGTGCAGGGCGAGGCCAAGGTGCACGTGTATGAAATGGGGCCGGGCGGCGCGGCGGCGGAGCTGCACGTGATCGTGCAGCCGAACCTGCCGGCGGCGCGACTCGGTGCGGGCGGCGTACACCACGTGGCGTTCCGGACGACCCGGGCCGACTACGAGGCTTGGGGGCAACGCCTGCAGGAGCTACATATTCCCTCCAGCGGGCCGGTCGACCGGTTCTACTTCCAGAGTCTCTATTTTCGTGAGCCGAACGGGATCCTGTTCGAGATCGCAACGGATGAACCCGGGTTTGCCGCGGACGAGCCGCTCGAACACCTTGGCGAAAAGCTCGCGCTGCCGCCGTTTCTCGAAGGACGCCGCCCAGAAATCGAGGCCGGGCTGAAGCCCCTCGCGTAG
- a CDS encoding response regulator: MSKQILIVEDEAIERTALREILGAESSWKIHEAIDGQKALDLLRRGFRPQLCIVDLQMPKIGGVEFLRRIRDDPDLRGLRVVIASGNRDRATILALAKLAIDGYLLKPFETERILSVLRPILATIPDPDEDSSGLRNLLSKVALVVDDDNVARAALAAMAKEEDYWSVIEAEDGLKALELLRKNPAPDICFIDLQMPGMDGLELIRQIRQDPQLHALRIAVVSGLRDRDKIVALSHLHIDSYLLKPLDSGKVRTALRACA, from the coding sequence ATGAGCAAGCAAATCCTCATCGTCGAAGACGAGGCGATCGAACGCACCGCGCTCCGCGAAATTCTGGGCGCCGAGTCGTCCTGGAAAATCCACGAGGCGATCGACGGCCAGAAGGCGCTGGACCTGCTTCGCCGTGGTTTTCGCCCGCAGCTATGCATCGTCGATCTCCAGATGCCGAAAATCGGCGGCGTCGAATTCCTCCGACGGATCCGCGATGATCCCGATCTGCGCGGCTTGCGCGTCGTCATCGCTTCCGGCAACCGCGACCGGGCCACCATTCTGGCACTAGCCAAGCTCGCGATCGACGGTTACCTGCTGAAACCGTTCGAGACGGAGCGAATCCTCAGCGTGCTCCGGCCGATTCTCGCCACGATCCCCGATCCGGACGAGGATTCCAGTGGACTGCGCAATCTGCTGAGCAAGGTCGCCCTGGTCGTTGACGACGACAATGTCGCCCGCGCGGCCCTCGCCGCGATGGCGAAGGAAGAGGACTACTGGAGCGTGATCGAGGCCGAAGACGGTCTCAAGGCGTTGGAACTGCTGCGGAAAAACCCGGCGCCGGATATCTGCTTCATCGATCTGCAAATGCCGGGAATGGACGGTCTCGAACTGATCCGGCAGATCCGGCAGGATCCACAGCTGCATGCGTTGCGGATCGCGGTCGTATCCGGGCTGCGCGATCGCGACAAGATCGTCGCCTTGAGCCATCTGCACATCGACAGCTACCTGCTCAAGCCGCTCGACAGCGGCAAGGTACGCACGGCGCTCCGCGCGTGCGCGTAA